One part of the Desulfonema ishimotonii genome encodes these proteins:
- a CDS encoding TolC family protein, giving the protein MGFTVVDVRKCSFRKYAGRRLSVWTGLMVCVAVICGCADVYEVDLTAQRQKNLESDLAFFKPRENMRFSAPLTLSDAIRVGLENNLDIRVRHMMTQIADDTTVAEKLKMLPRLNASGNLFWRDKYLQREYVDKTTGAVSLSNSVSEDTTRKTLSIGLSWNILDFGLSYIRSRQAVMNAEVKVMEEQRQAQTLAMEITAAYWASVLAERDLDYIREIEASVREYKDKAHMMVAQRRLDPIAVKEMESQLLRLTISASELQADIADRRIELCRLMGLTPMARFDLAEKDVFDAYLKQLPDARLLDPKKLELISLNNRPEMYSADLQENIQQDEARAALVSMFPGITFDASWKYDADSHLLNNDWVDVGAGLVSNLLALPYRYAEWKAKEKSVSVSRLQRLMLTAGVIAQVHMALQDYRNKAQHFNLQENAWGVTEELLEMSRERNAAGMKGFSDTVVTQRMLESMLSRLERDRSLVALLNSYNTLLVTLGFEYSRWHEDLVHPSGNMPSAPELNSDIRSENRGG; this is encoded by the coding sequence ATGGGTTTTACAGTGGTTGATGTCAGAAAGTGTTCTTTCAGAAAATATGCAGGCCGCCGCCTGAGCGTATGGACCGGCCTGATGGTATGTGTTGCCGTGATCTGCGGATGTGCTGACGTTTACGAGGTGGACCTGACGGCCCAGCGCCAGAAAAATCTGGAATCGGATCTGGCGTTTTTCAAGCCGCGTGAAAACATGCGGTTCTCTGCGCCGCTGACCCTCAGTGATGCCATCCGGGTGGGGCTGGAGAACAATCTGGACATCCGGGTCCGGCACATGATGACGCAGATCGCCGATGATACGACTGTCGCGGAAAAGCTTAAAATGCTCCCCCGGCTGAACGCCAGCGGCAACCTGTTCTGGCGTGACAAATATCTGCAAAGAGAATATGTCGATAAGACGACCGGCGCGGTCTCCCTGAGCAACTCGGTTTCCGAGGACACCACCCGCAAGACGCTCAGTATCGGCCTCTCATGGAATATCCTGGATTTCGGCCTATCCTACATCCGGTCCCGGCAGGCGGTGATGAATGCCGAGGTCAAAGTGATGGAGGAGCAGCGGCAGGCCCAGACCCTGGCGATGGAGATTACCGCAGCCTACTGGGCCTCTGTTCTGGCCGAGCGGGATCTCGACTATATCCGGGAGATCGAGGCCAGCGTCCGGGAATACAAGGACAAGGCCCATATGATGGTGGCCCAGCGCAGGCTGGACCCCATTGCTGTCAAGGAGATGGAAAGCCAGTTGCTGCGGCTGACCATTTCCGCCAGCGAGCTTCAGGCCGACATCGCCGACCGGCGAATTGAGCTGTGCAGGCTTATGGGGCTGACCCCCATGGCCCGGTTTGATCTGGCGGAAAAGGATGTCTTTGATGCCTATCTGAAGCAGCTACCCGACGCCCGCCTGCTGGACCCTAAAAAGCTGGAGCTGATTTCGCTGAACAACCGGCCTGAGATGTATTCTGCGGATTTGCAGGAGAATATCCAGCAGGATGAGGCGCGGGCCGCCCTGGTGTCCATGTTTCCCGGCATCACGTTTGACGCATCCTGGAAATACGATGCCGATTCCCACCTTTTAAATAACGACTGGGTCGATGTGGGGGCCGGGCTGGTCTCCAACCTGCTGGCGCTGCCTTACCGCTATGCGGAATGGAAGGCAAAGGAGAAATCGGTCAGTGTCAGCCGTTTGCAGCGCCTGATGCTGACTGCCGGGGTGATCGCACAGGTCCATATGGCCCTTCAGGATTACCGGAACAAAGCGCAGCATTTCAATTTACAGGAAAATGCCTGGGGGGTGACAGAGGAACTGCTTGAGATGAGTCGGGAACGGAACGCCGCAGGCATGAAGGGCTTTTCCGATACCGTGGTGACGCAGCGGATGCTGGAGAGTATGCTCTCCCGGTTGGAGCGGGACCGCAGCCTTGTGGCCCTGCTCAATTCATATAATACCCTCCTGGTGACGCTGGGGTTTGAGTATTCCCGGTGGCATGAGGATCTGGTGCATCCGTCCGGAAATATGCCCTCTGCCCCGGAGCTGAATTCAGACATCAGGTCTGAGAACCGGGGAGGATGA
- a CDS encoding zinc ribbon domain-containing protein — MAQKAGRKIRKKSVRMMLTFSHYRFRQILRWKASQSGAVVADCCEAYTSKTHPQTGEIRNIGSAKWIKLKDGSGADRDITGARNILLRALVDSPADFVCEVSNCN; from the coding sequence ATGGCGCAGAAAGCCGGGCGTAAGATCAGAAAGAAATCTGTCAGGATGATGCTGACGTTTTCACATTACAGATTCAGACAGATTCTCAGATGGAAAGCATCACAGTCCGGTGCGGTCGTTGCTGACTGCTGCGAAGCATACACCAGCAAAACACATCCCCAAACCGGAGAAATCAGGAATATAGGCAGTGCTAAATGGATAAAACTGAAAGACGGGTCAGGAGCAGACAGAGATATAACAGGCGCTCGTAATATTTTGTTGCGAGCCTTGGTAGATTCACCCGCAGATTTTGTCTGCGAAGTTAGCAATTGTAACTAA
- a CDS encoding alpha/beta fold hydrolase yields MHPYIDYLTTFDRRILRYGIWRCNRHIRQGSVILTSGRSEFMEKYLETIADLNQRGFDVYSFDWRGQGLSSRLLANRHKGFVHAYDDYVRDLAFFMDEVVRLAAWPRILMGHSMGGHIILRYLHDCPRAVRQAILISPMIDVNTAPFPRPVARFLTRQALRDGRQYAYATGYGDYRHPDEKSFRRNKLTSDFRRFMIERDAVEKNPNLALGGVTYGWLAATFDSVEILRQPGYGARIQTPVLMVSAGNDRVVSACAQKKFCLDLPRGRRVEIPGACHEILQETDDIRSIFWRVFDQFTRKNA; encoded by the coding sequence ATGCACCCTTATATTGATTATCTGACGACGTTTGACCGGCGCATTCTGCGCTACGGTATCTGGCGCTGTAACCGGCACATCCGGCAGGGGTCGGTGATTCTCACCTCCGGCCGGTCGGAATTTATGGAAAAATATCTTGAAACCATTGCCGATCTGAACCAAAGGGGCTTTGACGTATACAGCTTTGACTGGCGCGGGCAGGGACTTTCCTCCCGGCTCCTGGCCAACCGGCACAAGGGCTTTGTTCATGCCTATGATGACTATGTCCGGGATCTGGCCTTTTTCATGGATGAGGTGGTTCGCTTGGCCGCATGGCCCCGGATTCTGATGGGCCACTCCATGGGCGGGCACATTATCCTCAGATATCTGCACGACTGTCCCCGGGCGGTTCGGCAGGCCATCCTGATCTCCCCCATGATCGACGTGAACACAGCCCCTTTTCCCAGGCCCGTGGCCCGCTTTCTGACGCGCCAGGCGCTGAGGGACGGGCGGCAGTATGCCTACGCGACGGGGTACGGGGATTACCGGCACCCCGATGAGAAATCTTTTCGGCGAAACAAGCTGACGTCCGATTTCCGGCGATTTATGATCGAGCGGGACGCCGTTGAGAAAAATCCGAATCTGGCCCTGGGCGGGGTCACTTACGGGTGGCTGGCCGCCACCTTTGACTCCGTTGAAATTCTCCGTCAGCCCGGCTACGGGGCCCGGATTCAAACACCGGTACTCATGGTCAGTGCCGGAAACGACCGGGTGGTTTCCGCCTGCGCCCAGAAAAAATTTTGCTTGGATCTGCCCCGCGGGCGGCGGGTTGAAATTCCGGGGGCCTGTCACGAAATTTTACAGGAAACCGATGATATCCGGTCGATATTCTGGCGGGTTTTTGATCAGTTTACCCGGAAAAACGCTTGA
- a CDS encoding GDP-mannose 4,6-dehydratase, which produces MRVLITGGAGFIGSHLAEACLERGDEVYIIDDLSTGSLDNIRALQNDDRFKNRLFVHIDTILNHNMMLELTGICDIVFHMAAAVGVRYILDNPLKSIKINVEGTEKVLSLCAKFRKKVLIASSSEVYGKHLHAPLVETDNIIYGPTSKFRWSYAASKLMDEFTALAYYRNRGLQVMIARLFNTVGPRQTGAYGMVIPRFVDQALKNKPLTVYGDGTQTRTFTYVKDVVRALTGLMDANDTAGEVFNVGGTEEITILDLARKIIRETGSASACELIPYEKAFAADFEDMQRRVPSIDKIRKAIGFEPKTGLDAILRHVINYHMSVTG; this is translated from the coding sequence ATGCGAGTTCTTATTACCGGCGGCGCAGGCTTTATCGGCTCGCACCTTGCCGAAGCATGTCTTGAACGCGGCGACGAGGTGTACATCATTGACGACCTCTCCACCGGTTCACTGGACAATATCAGAGCGCTGCAAAACGACGACCGGTTCAAAAACAGGCTGTTTGTTCATATTGATACCATCCTGAACCACAACATGATGCTGGAGCTGACCGGCATCTGCGATATCGTTTTCCACATGGCGGCGGCTGTGGGGGTGCGCTATATTCTGGATAATCCGCTCAAATCCATAAAAATCAACGTGGAGGGCACCGAAAAGGTACTCTCCCTCTGTGCCAAATTCAGAAAAAAAGTGCTGATCGCCTCATCCTCGGAGGTCTACGGCAAACACCTCCATGCCCCGCTGGTGGAGACCGACAACATCATCTACGGCCCGACCAGCAAATTCCGGTGGAGCTACGCGGCCTCCAAGCTCATGGACGAGTTCACCGCGCTGGCCTATTACCGCAACAGGGGGCTTCAGGTGATGATCGCCCGGCTGTTCAACACGGTCGGCCCCCGCCAGACCGGCGCATACGGCATGGTCATCCCCCGGTTTGTGGACCAGGCCCTTAAAAACAAGCCGCTCACCGTCTACGGTGACGGAACCCAGACCCGGACTTTTACCTATGTCAAAGACGTGGTCCGGGCGCTGACGGGGCTGATGGATGCAAACGACACTGCCGGCGAGGTCTTTAATGTCGGCGGAACCGAGGAGATCACCATTCTGGATCTCGCCCGGAAGATCATCCGGGAGACCGGGTCCGCCTCCGCCTGTGAGCTGATCCCCTATGAAAAGGCATTTGCCGCCGATTTCGAGGACATGCAGCGCCGGGTTCCCAGCATCGACAAAATCCGGAAGGCCATCGGATTTGAACCGAAAACCGGTCTCGACGCCATCCTGAGACATGTGATCAACTACCACATGTCCGTCACCGGCTGA
- a CDS encoding bifunctional nuclease family protein: protein MLHRVSIAGLTMDPTSNTPIIILKSEEDDRAIPIWIGLLEATAIASALQNIKFDRPMTHDLFKNFTEIMNVTVEKIEVCDLKENTFYARIYFNGEGGDFDMDARPSDAIAIALRFDAPIFVDEKVIENSAPEAGQAEAVDTSEEGKKWAEYLEKLSPDDFGKV, encoded by the coding sequence ATGCTGCATAGGGTAAGCATTGCAGGGCTGACCATGGACCCCACGTCCAACACGCCCATCATCATTCTCAAGTCGGAAGAGGACGACCGGGCCATTCCCATCTGGATCGGTCTGCTGGAGGCCACGGCCATTGCATCGGCCCTGCAGAACATAAAGTTCGACCGGCCCATGACCCACGACCTCTTCAAGAACTTCACCGAGATCATGAACGTCACGGTCGAGAAGATAGAGGTCTGCGATCTGAAGGAGAACACCTTTTACGCCCGGATTTACTTCAACGGGGAGGGCGGGGACTTTGATATGGATGCCCGGCCCAGCGATGCCATTGCCATTGCCCTCCGGTTTGACGCGCCCATTTTTGTGGATGAAAAGGTGATTGAGAATTCGGCCCCGGAGGCCGGGCAGGCCGAGGCCGTTGACACCAGCGAGGAGGGGAAGAAGTGGGCTGAATATCTTGAAAAGCTCTCCCCGGATGACTTCGGCAAGGTGTAG
- the miaB gene encoding tRNA (N6-isopentenyl adenosine(37)-C2)-methylthiotransferase MiaB translates to MKTKYLYINTIGCQMNVYDSERIAALMTPLGYRLTDSVRAADLVVVNTCTIREKAEQKAFSFLGRLADLKRKKPSLIIAVGGCVAQQEGRQIFKRVPFADVVFGTHAVGRLPRMVERVESRRCRVTDVEMTAEIDEFELPDGFAGNGEVSRFVTIMQGCDNFCTYCVVPYVRGREASRRPERIVAEIRSLVRNGVREVTLLGQNVNSYGKKEGLCSFAELLEQVNAIDGLYRIRFTTSHPKDLSPELTRTFGELEKLCHHIHLPVQSGSDRVLKRMNRKYTRAHYLDRLDRLRQVCPDIAVTSDMIVGFPGESRRDFEETLDLIRTVEYDGLFAFKYSDRPLAPASKFSDKVPEPEQNDRLQTLLALQEAYTLRKNRALIGTRPRVLVDGLSRRSDAGMAGEVRQWRGRTDGNKIVNFVWPEGVPEQDWMGHQIRVEIEEAFTHSLRGRPVTDKPSSLKGEESYAA, encoded by the coding sequence ATGAAGACAAAATACCTTTATATAAATACCATCGGATGCCAGATGAACGTCTACGACTCCGAGCGGATTGCCGCCCTGATGACGCCTCTGGGCTACAGGCTGACGGATTCGGTCCGGGCGGCGGATCTGGTGGTGGTCAACACCTGCACCATACGGGAGAAGGCCGAGCAGAAGGCCTTCAGCTTTCTGGGGCGGCTGGCGGATCTCAAGCGGAAAAAGCCGTCCCTCATCATCGCCGTGGGCGGCTGTGTGGCCCAGCAGGAGGGGCGGCAGATTTTCAAACGGGTGCCCTTTGCGGATGTGGTGTTCGGCACCCATGCCGTGGGCCGCCTGCCCCGCATGGTTGAGCGGGTGGAATCCCGGCGGTGCCGGGTGACGGACGTGGAAATGACTGCCGAAATCGACGAGTTCGAGCTGCCCGACGGGTTTGCGGGCAACGGCGAAGTCTCGCGGTTTGTGACCATCATGCAGGGGTGTGACAATTTCTGCACCTACTGTGTGGTCCCCTACGTGCGGGGCCGGGAGGCGAGCCGTCGGCCTGAGCGTATTGTGGCGGAGATCCGGTCCCTGGTCCGCAACGGGGTGCGCGAGGTGACGCTGCTGGGCCAGAATGTCAACAGTTACGGCAAAAAAGAGGGGCTGTGTTCGTTTGCCGAACTGCTGGAACAGGTCAATGCCATTGACGGGCTTTACCGGATACGGTTTACCACCTCTCACCCCAAAGACCTGTCGCCGGAGCTGACCCGGACCTTCGGAGAGCTGGAAAAGCTCTGTCACCATATTCACCTGCCGGTTCAGTCGGGGTCCGACCGGGTGCTGAAGCGGATGAACCGGAAGTACACCCGTGCGCATTATCTGGACAGGCTTGACCGCCTGCGGCAGGTCTGCCCGGATATCGCGGTGACGTCCGATATGATTGTGGGATTTCCGGGAGAGTCCCGCAGGGATTTTGAAGAGACCCTGGACCTGATCCGCACGGTGGAATATGACGGACTCTTTGCCTTTAAGTATTCCGACCGGCCCCTTGCCCCGGCCTCGAAATTCTCCGACAAGGTGCCGGAACCGGAGCAGAACGACCGGCTTCAGACCCTTCTGGCATTACAGGAAGCGTATACCCTTCGGAAGAACCGCGCCCTGATCGGGACACGGCCCCGGGTTCTGGTGGACGGGCTGAGCAGGCGCTCCGACGCCGGGATGGCCGGAGAGGTCCGGCAGTGGCGCGGTCGGACGGACGGCAATAAGATCGTCAACTTTGTCTGGCCCGAAGGTGTGCCGGAACAGGACTGGATGGGGCATCAGATACGGGTGGAGATTGAGGAGGCGTTTACCCATTCGCTCCGGGGAAGACCCGTAACGGATAAACCTTCGTCCCTGAAAGGAGAAGAGAGTTATGCTGCATAG
- a CDS encoding DUF4911 domain-containing protein produces MKTVTKYYRMDRREIGFLRFIMDAYEGIAVIETIDAGSGLIALHIPPGCEPEVEMVLADLKQQILIVPEIPQGEDI; encoded by the coding sequence TTGAAGACTGTTACGAAATATTATCGGATGGACCGGCGGGAGATCGGTTTTCTGCGGTTTATCATGGATGCCTATGAGGGGATTGCCGTGATCGAAACCATTGACGCGGGAAGCGGCCTCATCGCCCTTCACATTCCGCCCGGCTGCGAGCCGGAGGTTGAGATGGTCCTGGCGGATCTGAAACAGCAGATCCTGATTGTTCCGGAAATACCGCAGGGAGAGGACATATAG
- the recJ gene encoding single-stranded-DNA-specific exonuclease RecJ, with amino-acid sequence MASVQKALGCLTVTATVLANRRIQSGPEARDFMDTALSRLRPPFSMKDMEKAVCRIADAILGREKILIFGDYDVDGVTSTAILLEFLQYAGADVTFYIPHRTREGYDLQVHHIFGHALPNSVDLIITVDCGSTRHEAVQAAREIGIDVIITDHHTIAAPPPAVAVVNPRRQDCTAGFGHLAGVGVAFSLLICLRKHLRDLGFWATRPEPNLKAFCDLVALGTVADMVPLVDENRILAQIGLGVINTGQRAGISALTRATGIEPHTASSDDIAFRLAPRINAAGRLSHARKAVELLTTRQPERAEEIAQELNRMNRVRQETEKRMLEKILDRIKKHPEILDKKALVLTGGDWHEGVLGIVAAKLVEKFFRPVILISTRNGMGKGSGRSIPGISIYRGIEAGAEFLEKFGGHPMAAGLEIRPDQIEPFSAQFEAAISAASRPENLSKIIPIDCELRFRDIPDRLIDELESLGPFGTGNPEPLFLARNVRVSSSKIIGRHHRRMTLKQFGDDSCTVPAIQFNVDRNRLENTFERIAFRLRWNRWNGRKTAQIIIEET; translated from the coding sequence GTGGCATCTGTGCAGAAGGCGCTGGGCTGCCTGACGGTGACGGCTACCGTTCTGGCCAACCGCCGGATTCAGTCCGGCCCCGAAGCCCGCGACTTCATGGACACCGCCCTGTCCCGTCTCCGCCCCCCGTTTTCCATGAAGGATATGGAAAAGGCGGTTTGCCGGATTGCCGATGCGATTCTGGGGCGGGAGAAGATCCTCATCTTCGGGGACTACGATGTGGACGGGGTCACCAGCACGGCCATCCTTCTGGAGTTTCTTCAATATGCCGGCGCGGATGTGACCTTCTACATCCCCCACCGGACCCGCGAGGGATACGACCTTCAGGTGCATCACATCTTCGGCCACGCCCTGCCCAATTCCGTTGACCTGATCATCACGGTGGACTGCGGCTCCACCCGGCATGAGGCCGTGCAGGCCGCCCGGGAAATCGGCATTGACGTGATTATCACCGATCACCACACCATTGCCGCCCCCCCGCCCGCCGTGGCGGTCGTCAATCCGAGGCGGCAGGACTGCACAGCCGGTTTCGGACATCTGGCCGGTGTGGGGGTCGCCTTCTCCCTGCTGATCTGTCTGAGAAAACACCTGCGGGATCTCGGATTCTGGGCCACCCGCCCCGAACCCAACCTCAAAGCCTTTTGCGATCTGGTGGCTTTGGGAACCGTCGCCGACATGGTGCCGCTGGTTGACGAAAACCGGATTCTGGCCCAGATCGGCCTGGGGGTCATCAACACGGGACAGCGCGCCGGCATCAGTGCCCTGACCCGGGCGACGGGAATCGAACCGCACACGGCCAGCAGCGATGACATCGCCTTCCGCCTGGCCCCCCGGATCAACGCCGCAGGCCGCCTGTCACACGCCCGGAAGGCAGTGGAGCTGCTGACCACCCGCCAGCCGGAACGTGCGGAGGAAATCGCCCAGGAGCTGAACCGGATGAACCGGGTGCGCCAGGAGACGGAAAAGCGGATGCTGGAAAAAATCCTTGATCGCATAAAAAAACACCCTGAAATACTTGACAAAAAAGCACTGGTCCTGACCGGTGGGGACTGGCACGAGGGGGTACTGGGAATTGTGGCCGCCAAGCTGGTGGAAAAATTCTTCAGGCCGGTGATCCTGATATCCACCCGGAACGGCATGGGCAAAGGGTCGGGACGAAGCATTCCGGGGATCAGCATCTACAGGGGAATTGAGGCGGGGGCGGAATTTCTGGAAAAATTCGGGGGCCATCCCATGGCCGCCGGACTGGAAATCCGCCCGGATCAGATTGAGCCGTTCAGCGCTCAGTTCGAGGCAGCCATATCCGCAGCCAGCCGGCCGGAAAACCTTTCAAAAATCATCCCCATTGACTGCGAACTCCGCTTCCGGGACATCCCGGACCGGCTGATCGACGAGCTGGAATCCCTTGGCCCCTTTGGCACAGGCAACCCGGAGCCCCTGTTTCTGGCACGAAACGTCCGCGTCTCCTCCTCGAAAATCATCGGACGCCACCACCGGCGCATGACCCTGAAACAGTTCGGAGACGACAGTTGCACCGTGCCCGCCATTCAGTTCAATGTGGACCGGAACCGGCTTGAAAACACCTTTGAACGTATCGCGTTCCGCCTCCGCTGGAACCGGTGGAACGGACGGAAAACCGCTCAGATCATTATTGAGGAAACATAA
- a CDS encoding ribonuclease Z — translation MCASFHPRLINLPFDDPGVFVPFRFEKRAILFDLGTADALSSRDMLKISHVFISHTHMDHFVGFDRLLRLCLGREKELCLYGPPGFLKNIGGKLTAYSWNLVQNYPNWFALRATEVHPDHVLSQEYLCQHRFMPRNAPTRHPFDGILLREPALTVSCALLDHHIPCLGFRLAESFHVNIIREKLDALNLSVGPWLKTFKDALTAGKDPAAPFEVPDGQRFTLGDLADQIAMITPGQKMAYITDAVYSPSNAEKIIRLARGVSHLFIEAAFLEAEAELAEKKYHLTARQAGELAGKAGARQFTIFHFSPRYTDMETQLYDEAQKAYNTAIQGH, via the coding sequence ATGTGCGCGTCATTTCACCCCCGGCTCATTAATTTACCCTTTGACGATCCGGGTGTATTTGTCCCGTTCCGTTTTGAAAAGCGGGCCATTCTTTTTGATCTGGGCACTGCGGACGCCCTGTCCTCGCGGGACATGCTCAAAATCAGCCATGTCTTCATCTCCCACACCCACATGGATCACTTCGTCGGATTCGACCGCCTGCTCCGCCTCTGCCTGGGCCGGGAAAAGGAGCTTTGCCTTTACGGCCCGCCGGGGTTTCTGAAAAATATCGGGGGAAAGCTGACGGCCTATTCATGGAACCTGGTTCAGAATTATCCGAACTGGTTTGCCCTCCGGGCCACAGAGGTTCACCCGGACCATGTGCTGAGCCAGGAATATCTCTGCCAGCACCGGTTCATGCCCCGGAACGCACCGACGCGCCACCCCTTTGACGGCATCCTGCTCCGGGAGCCTGCCCTGACCGTATCCTGCGCCCTTCTGGACCACCATATCCCCTGTCTCGGATTCAGGCTGGCGGAATCGTTTCACGTCAACATCATCAGAGAAAAACTGGACGCACTGAACCTGTCGGTCGGCCCCTGGCTCAAGACCTTTAAAGACGCCCTGACTGCCGGCAAAGATCCCGCCGCCCCCTTTGAGGTGCCGGACGGACAGCGCTTCACCCTGGGCGACTTGGCAGATCAGATCGCCATGATCACGCCGGGACAGAAGATGGCCTACATCACGGACGCGGTGTACAGCCCGTCCAATGCGGAAAAAATCATCCGCCTGGCACGGGGGGTGTCGCACCTCTTTATTGAGGCCGCATTTCTTGAAGCCGAAGCGGAACTGGCCGAAAAAAAATATCATCTTACGGCGCGTCAGGCCGGTGAGCTGGCCGGAAAGGCCGGAGCCCGGCAATTTACCATCTTCCACTTCTCCCCGCGCTATACCGATATGGAGACACAGCTCTATGACGAAGCCCAAAAGGCTTATAACACGGCCATTCAGGGCCACTGA
- a CDS encoding alpha/beta fold hydrolase, with translation MTVQNGICYVQAADCRIRVRRITPPVPKRPALVFLHEGLGNIEIWRDFPDVLCRETGCTGVIYDRRGYGGSDMFPDTWSADYQTLEATRYLPAVLDACGIDRALLIGHSDGGTIALIAAATCPERVTGVITEAAHIFNEPVTRAGIREAVTAYETGRLKKRLSRYHGDHTEMIFRRWADRWLSPEFRTWNIDPLLPHVTCPVLAIQGAEDEYGSPAQAEGIVRQVSGPAEIQLVPGCQHIPHLQAQQTVLARMKRFIRNIRSVAFAEQRDLLL, from the coding sequence ATGACCGTACAGAATGGGATATGTTACGTGCAGGCTGCGGACTGCCGCATCCGGGTCAGGCGCATTACGCCGCCGGTGCCGAAACGCCCGGCCCTGGTTTTCCTCCACGAGGGGTTGGGGAATATCGAAATCTGGCGGGATTTTCCCGACGTCCTCTGCCGGGAAACCGGATGCACGGGGGTGATCTACGACCGCAGGGGCTACGGCGGCTCCGACATGTTTCCTGACACCTGGTCAGCCGATTACCAGACCCTTGAGGCCACCCGATATCTCCCCGCCGTCCTGGACGCCTGCGGGATTGACAGGGCGCTCCTCATCGGGCACAGCGACGGCGGCACCATCGCTCTGATCGCGGCCGCCACCTGTCCCGAACGGGTGACGGGGGTCATCACCGAAGCCGCCCACATCTTCAACGAGCCGGTCACCCGTGCGGGCATCCGGGAGGCCGTCACCGCCTATGAAACCGGCCGTCTGAAAAAACGGCTCTCCCGGTATCACGGCGATCACACCGAGATGATCTTCCGGCGGTGGGCAGACCGGTGGCTCTCCCCGGAATTCCGCACCTGGAACATCGACCCCCTTCTGCCGCATGTCACCTGCCCGGTTCTGGCAATCCAGGGGGCTGAAGATGAGTACGGCTCTCCGGCCCAGGCCGAGGGCATTGTCCGGCAGGTTTCCGGCCCGGCGGAGATTCAACTGGTTCCCGGATGCCAGCATATTCCCCACCTTCAGGCCCAGCAGACGGTTCTCGCCCGCATGAAACGATTTATCAGAAATATCCGGTCGGTCGCCTTCGCAGAACAGAGGGACTTGCTTTTATAA
- a CDS encoding universal stress protein, translating to MYKKILVPLDGSKRAEVILPHVENLALNYKAKVVFMRVVESTYFAPDFADSVDISGYTDEYKRRDREAETYLNGLRGEFREKGIEAGIVVAHGSVVQSILDAAEQEDTGLIAIASHGRTGLSRAFYGSVAAGVLNRADRPLLIIRSRRAD from the coding sequence ATGTATAAGAAAATTTTGGTGCCGCTGGACGGATCAAAGCGGGCAGAGGTGATATTGCCCCATGTCGAAAATCTGGCCCTGAATTACAAGGCGAAGGTGGTGTTTATGCGAGTGGTGGAAAGCACTTATTTTGCGCCTGATTTTGCGGACAGTGTTGACATATCCGGGTATACGGATGAGTATAAGCGTCGGGACAGGGAGGCTGAAACCTATCTGAACGGCCTTCGCGGAGAATTTCGTGAAAAAGGAATTGAGGCGGGGATCGTCGTTGCCCACGGCTCGGTGGTTCAGTCGATTCTGGACGCTGCCGAACAGGAAGACACCGGTCTGATCGCCATTGCCAGCCACGGGCGAACCGGCCTGTCGCGGGCCTTTTACGGAAGCGTTGCCGCCGGTGTGCTGAACCGCGCCGACCGCCCCCTCCTGATTATCCGCTCCCGCAGAGCTGACTGA